From Rudanella lutea DSM 19387, a single genomic window includes:
- the pcaD gene encoding 3-oxoadipate enol-lactonase, with amino-acid sequence MSLNYKLSGAPNSPVLIFSNSLGSEMCMWDELLPYLLPYFRVLQYDTRGHGGSYQPATLPGDASSGDAYTIAQLGEDVINLMDELGIGQAYFCGLSMGGLTGQWLGIHRPNRIKKLVISNTGAKIGNDERWNGRIATITEHGMEAIVDDTMERWFTSLFRADNPTRVAQMRAMFLRSPVPGYAACCAAIRDADFRQDLNRLSVETLVITGDEDPVTNVEQAQFLQENIPVANLVVLPARHLASTELPRQYAQVLIDFLVGDTRYEQGMHVRRTVLGDAHVDRANSQTTPFTADFQDFITRYAWGEIWPRPGLPKHSRSLITLAMLIALNRKAEFQMHVRAAIHNGVSPDEIKEVIMQSALYCGLPAANEAFHAAQEVLATLPINHA; translated from the coding sequence ATGTCTCTGAACTACAAGCTTTCTGGCGCGCCTAACAGCCCGGTTTTGATCTTCTCGAACTCGCTCGGTTCGGAAATGTGCATGTGGGACGAGCTGTTGCCCTACCTCCTGCCCTATTTTCGGGTGCTTCAGTACGACACCCGGGGGCATGGCGGTAGCTATCAACCAGCCACATTGCCGGGCGACGCTTCGTCGGGCGACGCTTACACCATCGCGCAGCTCGGCGAAGATGTCATCAATCTGATGGATGAACTTGGCATCGGGCAGGCTTACTTCTGCGGCCTGTCGATGGGTGGGCTGACGGGGCAGTGGCTGGGCATTCACCGACCCAACCGGATTAAAAAACTGGTTATCAGCAATACAGGCGCCAAAATCGGCAACGACGAACGCTGGAACGGCCGCATTGCTACCATTACCGAGCACGGCATGGAAGCCATTGTCGACGACACAATGGAGCGTTGGTTTACCTCTCTGTTCCGGGCCGACAACCCTACCCGCGTGGCGCAGATGCGGGCTATGTTTCTCCGAAGCCCCGTGCCCGGCTACGCGGCCTGTTGCGCGGCTATCCGCGACGCCGACTTCCGCCAGGACCTCAACCGGCTCTCGGTCGAGACGCTCGTGATTACCGGCGACGAAGACCCCGTAACTAACGTGGAGCAGGCTCAGTTTTTGCAAGAAAACATCCCGGTGGCCAATCTGGTGGTGCTGCCCGCCCGGCACCTCGCCAGCACGGAGCTGCCCCGGCAATACGCGCAAGTGCTGATTGATTTTCTGGTGGGCGACACCCGCTACGAGCAGGGGATGCACGTTCGGCGCACGGTGCTGGGCGATGCCCACGTGGACCGCGCCAATAGCCAAACGACCCCGTTTACAGCCGACTTTCAGGATTTTATCACCCGCTACGCCTGGGGCGAAATCTGGCCCCGGCCGGGTCTGCCCAAGCACAGCCGGAGCCTGATTACCCTCGCCATGCTGATTGCCCTGAACCGGAAAGCCGAATTTCAGATGCACGTACGGGCAGCCATTCACAACGGGGTTAGCCCCGACGAGATCAAAGAAGTCATTATGCAGTCGGCCCTGTATTGCGGGCTACCGGCTGCCAACGAAGCCTTTCATGCCGCTCAGGAGGTGCTGGCAACATTACCGATAAACCACGCGTAA